A part of Myxococcus landrumus genomic DNA contains:
- a CDS encoding SWIB/MDM2 domain-containing protein, translated as MAAKKAAAKKAPAAKKAPAAKKRAPNASFMKEMTPSAALAEIVGSKPLPRTEVVKKLWAYIKKNNLQDAKNKRQINADDKLKPIFGGKKNVTMFEMTALVNKQLS; from the coding sequence ATGGCCGCCAAGAAAGCTGCTGCGAAGAAGGCCCCCGCTGCGAAGAAGGCTCCCGCTGCGAAGAAGCGCGCCCCGAACGCGTCGTTCATGAAGGAGATGACTCCTTCTGCCGCGCTGGCCGAGATTGTCGGCTCCAAGCCGCTGCCGCGCACCGAGGTCGTCAAGAAGCTCTGGGCTTACATCAAGAAGAACAATCTTCAGGATGCGAAGAACAAGCGGCAGATCAACGCCGACGACAAGCTCAAGCCCATCTTTGGTGGCAAGAAGAACGTCACCATGTTCGAGATGACCGCGCTGGTGAACAAGCAGCTGAGCTGA
- a CDS encoding NAD-dependent epimerase/dehydratase family protein, translating into MRALITGAGGFLGVWLAQALAARGDTVTCLLRPGGDASGLSGIDHARAEGDVTDPASLRPAVEGQDVVFHLAGVRRGATREDFMRVNAEGTRHLCDAMVAAGHRPRLVLVGSLAAMGPSTPARPHVEEDPFQPYEWYGESKAEAERIAFSYGDRLPVTVSRPPRILGPRDRENLTFFRLVKKGLRLELGGGPRPLTMIDVEDVVDALILQAEHPRAVGEAFFCAGPGGKTLSLEGVQDLCAQALGLRPRTTRVSPWVLKTFASVADGISRVSGHKLPLNRKLARQLLAPAWTCSGAKAERLLGFSPQRDLEDSIRRSAIWYVEHGWL; encoded by the coding sequence ATGAGAGCCCTCATCACCGGTGCCGGTGGCTTCCTCGGAGTCTGGCTGGCCCAAGCCCTCGCGGCGCGCGGCGACACCGTGACGTGCCTCCTGCGCCCGGGTGGAGATGCCTCCGGCCTCTCGGGAATCGACCACGCCCGCGCGGAGGGAGACGTGACGGACCCCGCCTCGCTGCGGCCCGCGGTGGAGGGACAGGACGTCGTCTTCCACCTCGCGGGGGTTCGCCGCGGCGCGACACGCGAGGACTTCATGCGCGTCAACGCCGAGGGCACCCGCCACCTGTGCGACGCCATGGTGGCCGCGGGCCACCGTCCCCGGCTGGTGCTGGTGGGCTCGCTGGCGGCCATGGGCCCCTCCACCCCCGCCCGCCCGCATGTCGAGGAGGACCCCTTCCAGCCCTACGAATGGTACGGCGAGAGCAAGGCAGAGGCGGAGCGCATCGCCTTCTCCTATGGAGACAGGCTGCCGGTGACGGTGTCCCGCCCGCCTCGCATCCTCGGCCCTCGGGACCGGGAGAACCTCACCTTCTTCCGGTTGGTGAAGAAGGGCCTGCGCCTGGAGCTCGGGGGTGGGCCCCGTCCTCTCACCATGATTGACGTGGAGGACGTGGTGGACGCGCTCATCCTCCAGGCCGAGCACCCGCGCGCCGTGGGCGAGGCCTTCTTCTGCGCGGGCCCCGGTGGCAAGACGCTCTCGCTGGAGGGCGTCCAGGACCTGTGCGCCCAGGCCCTGGGGCTGCGGCCCCGCACGACGCGGGTCAGCCCCTGGGTGCTGAAGACCTTCGCCTCGGTGGCCGATGGCATCTCCCGCGTGTCCGGGCACAAGCTGCCCTTGAACCGGAAGCTGGCGCGGCAGCTGCTCGCGCCCGCCTGGACCTGCTCCGGCGCGAAGGCCGAGCGCCTCCTCGGGTTTTCCCCCCAGAGAGACCTGGAAGACTCCATTCGCCGCAGCGCCATCTGGTACGTCGAACACGGCTGGCTCTAG
- a CDS encoding HAD family hydrolase has product MPSKAAFFDVDGTLVKTNVVHVYAYYAMNRGSVLGMAGRTLSTALSIPLFGAMDTLDRKTFNEFFYRYYAGLSEDRLITIAEDMFEDVLRPALFAQSQDLIDQARRSGCKVVLVTGALDFTMRPLARHLGADDMIANKMQFVGGKATGKVIPPIIEGANKANAIRAYCTKEGLTLDKCHGYSDSASDYAMLAVVGRPTAVNPDLRLRSIARAYNWPILDLK; this is encoded by the coding sequence ATGCCCTCGAAAGCCGCATTTTTCGATGTCGACGGGACGCTCGTGAAGACGAACGTCGTCCACGTCTACGCGTACTACGCGATGAACCGGGGCTCCGTGTTGGGCATGGCGGGGCGGACGCTGAGCACCGCCCTGAGCATCCCGCTCTTCGGAGCCATGGACACGTTGGACCGCAAGACGTTCAACGAGTTCTTCTACCGCTACTACGCGGGGTTGAGTGAGGACCGGCTCATCACCATCGCCGAAGACATGTTCGAGGACGTGCTGCGGCCCGCACTCTTCGCGCAGTCCCAGGACCTCATCGACCAGGCGCGCCGCAGCGGGTGCAAGGTCGTGCTCGTCACCGGCGCGCTGGACTTCACCATGCGTCCGCTCGCCCGGCACCTGGGCGCCGACGACATGATCGCCAACAAGATGCAGTTCGTGGGCGGCAAGGCCACCGGCAAGGTGATTCCGCCCATCATCGAGGGCGCCAACAAGGCCAACGCCATCCGCGCCTACTGCACCAAGGAGGGCCTGACGCTGGACAAGTGTCACGGCTACTCCGACAGCGCCTCTGACTACGCCATGCTCGCGGTGGTGGGCCGTCCCACCGCGGTGAACCCGGACCTGCGGCTGCGCTCCATCGCGCGCGCCTACAACTGGCCCATCCTCGACCTCAAGTAA
- a CDS encoding lactate racemase domain-containing protein: MRPFKTLQKLYDEESQVVITEKGSPPRALFYGEGFLQEDLPVGTRVIFPRPPMAGVPNVKAAIRWAINHPEGMDPLHALLKPGMRLTCVIDDISVPLPPMVTPDVRQSILEVVLELAADSGVDDVHLVIANALHRRMTEAEMRRMVGQKIYDAYYPDRYYNHDAEDPDGIVALERTAHGEEVSVNRRVAESDLIIYVNVNFVPMNGGHKSMGTGVSNYKSLRHHHNPKTIRESDSYMEPKSSALYRSNERIGRNIDKHLKVFHIETTLNNRMFGAPTDFLAKKEEDYTEADRLKFQAMRYTLSKLPRAAARKVLNAIPAPYDVTGVYAGATEPTHAKTLETSWKQYVVPVEGQSDIVIFPIPFVSPYSVNSILNPLLVQVMGLGYFFNLNRGVPLVKKGGVLILLHPAYDEFDPEHHPSYIEFFHRLLPETRDSMKLEHKYEKEFAENPSYVHLYRKNNAYHGVHPFYMWYWGENGRQHVGKVIVAGAENNHVPALMGWDRTDTLTEAIEEARGFMGRSATISLLRIAPTVMVDVK; encoded by the coding sequence ATGCGCCCGTTCAAGACGCTCCAGAAGCTGTACGACGAGGAAAGCCAGGTCGTCATCACCGAGAAGGGCAGCCCCCCGCGCGCCCTCTTCTACGGTGAGGGATTCCTCCAGGAAGACCTGCCCGTGGGCACCCGGGTCATCTTCCCCCGTCCGCCCATGGCCGGCGTGCCCAACGTCAAGGCCGCCATCCGCTGGGCCATCAACCACCCGGAGGGCATGGACCCGCTGCACGCGCTGCTCAAGCCCGGCATGCGCCTGACGTGTGTCATCGACGACATCAGCGTGCCCCTGCCCCCCATGGTGACGCCCGACGTGCGTCAGTCCATCCTGGAGGTGGTGCTGGAGCTGGCCGCCGACAGCGGCGTGGATGACGTGCACCTGGTCATCGCCAACGCGCTGCACCGCCGCATGACGGAGGCGGAGATGCGGCGCATGGTGGGGCAGAAGATCTACGACGCCTACTATCCGGACCGCTACTACAACCACGACGCGGAGGACCCGGACGGCATCGTCGCCCTGGAGCGCACCGCGCACGGTGAAGAGGTCTCCGTCAACCGCCGCGTCGCGGAGAGCGACCTCATCATCTATGTGAACGTGAACTTCGTGCCCATGAACGGCGGGCACAAGTCCATGGGCACCGGCGTCTCCAACTACAAGTCGCTCCGGCACCACCACAATCCGAAGACCATCCGCGAGTCGGACAGCTACATGGAGCCGAAGTCCAGCGCGCTCTATCGCAGCAACGAGCGCATTGGCCGCAACATCGACAAGCACCTGAAGGTCTTCCACATCGAGACCACGCTGAACAACCGCATGTTCGGCGCGCCCACGGACTTCCTGGCCAAGAAGGAAGAGGACTACACCGAGGCGGACCGGCTGAAGTTCCAGGCCATGCGCTACACGCTGTCGAAGCTGCCTCGCGCCGCGGCGCGCAAGGTGCTCAACGCCATCCCCGCACCGTACGACGTCACGGGCGTGTATGCCGGCGCCACCGAGCCCACGCACGCCAAGACGCTGGAGACCAGCTGGAAGCAGTACGTGGTGCCGGTGGAGGGGCAGAGCGACATCGTCATCTTCCCCATCCCGTTCGTCTCGCCGTACAGCGTCAACTCCATCCTCAACCCGCTGCTCGTGCAGGTGATGGGGCTGGGCTACTTCTTCAACCTCAACCGCGGCGTGCCGCTGGTGAAGAAGGGCGGCGTGCTCATCCTGCTGCACCCGGCCTACGACGAGTTCGACCCGGAGCACCACCCCAGCTACATCGAGTTCTTCCACCGGCTGCTGCCGGAGACGCGCGACTCCATGAAGCTGGAGCACAAGTACGAGAAGGAGTTCGCGGAGAACCCCAGCTACGTGCACCTGTACCGCAAGAACAACGCCTACCACGGCGTGCACCCGTTCTACATGTGGTACTGGGGCGAGAATGGCCGCCAGCACGTGGGCAAGGTCATCGTCGCGGGCGCGGAGAACAACCACGTCCCGGCGCTGATGGGCTGGGACCGCACCGACACGCTCACCGAGGCCATCGAGGAGGCGCGCGGCTTCATGGGCCGCTCGGCCACCATCAGCCTGCTGCGCATTGCTCCCACGGTGATGGTGGACGTGAAGTGA
- a CDS encoding AMP-binding protein — MSLPPELNVSQVFSGKRVLFAGATGFVGKVTLSMLLHRYGQELERVYVLVRKGSAASAERRFFDKVATSEPFQPLRDAYGEDGALEFLRGKCEVLDGDITDPWVGLEESRVAELTGKVHAFINCAGLVSFNPSLEVGLNVNTHGVKYAVELALRWGVPLIHMSTSFVAGNRSGLVFEDEEVRGYFPKKDQLDGRDFSLEQELKDAERIVARLREQADDRALTSTFRKKALDRLAEEGRDINDEKTLRLAVGRERKLWLSGELVRAGMERAAHWGWPNTYTYTKSLGEQVMAGTPGLRYSIVRPSIVESSKHYPFPGWNEGFTTSAPLAFAGIKGPGGIPAGENTILDIIPVDQVAGATIGITAHAMQVEERRVYQLASGDVNPFYASRSVELVGLYRRRYYRNRETGNKVLNHLRSRLEPQPVSKREFELFSAPMLVKGARFLKKTIDEVRPAWGAPAVQAMLDKAKVSLDEVEESNTGLIALTELFLPFLYENRYVFRCDNTRSVFERMVHSDRLKIPWDPERIDWRAYFMETHLPGLEKWVFPGLEEEREKRTVIPANRDLLEMFEATVHAYRHRVAFRMVAGEKEERFTFGEVHRYAARVGSFLLRSGLKPGERVLLVSENRPEWGTCFFGILRAGGTMVPVDPGLSEAEIINIAKRAQARVCLFSEDAAKDFPGLLDALGSDVVIASLAEAMTGDPSAKDDRIGPVRKSASPDDIASLIFTSGTTGTPKGVMLTHRNFASLVAKLAGVFDVGVGDGVLSVLPLHHTFEFSAGFLTPFSRGAEITYIDELTSDRLGEVFETGRISAMIGVPALWQLLHRKLTQEFSSRPPIIEQGIKALMATHGELRNRANINLGKLLFWPVHRKFGGRLKVLVSGGSALPEEVNKAFHELGFNITEGYGLTEAAPVLAVAEPGNKRTPGSVGKPLTGIEVRILHPDNDGIGEVLAKGPNVMAGYFGDREATEAVLREGWLHTGDLGRVDAEGRLFLVGRAKDVIIDHNGKNIYPDELEELYQEHPHIKELSIVGLPDDAGGEKVACLCVPDYRDRPREEVRRELEEHFRKTGAGMPHYRRMKVLRFWDGELARTSTRKVKRKLVVEELQRLERMAASTAKAREKVSTTTQGVGGAADWLFPLIAEVCHRPLSDVRPETNLSGDLGFDSLMLTELSSALEAAGVPLPAIEDLTQVQTVDDLRKVVVASGRRPSAETRAKDISKQNVKSEEVEIPVPDVVADVGRQLLSFGQKVLYGGVFDVKVTGRPFIPQNRNFLVIANHASHLDAGLVRVVLEEQGERLISLAARDYFFDTPLKRAWFENFTNLVPIERHGSLRESLRQAGEALRQGYNVLIFPEGTRSPTGELQEFKSTLGYLALTYRVDVLPLYIHGAFEALPKGSVFPKSKDLKVSIGPALGHEALRARTQGMARSESYRYATRIAEDAVRELRDGRVLHLGNPPSVEVSVMPQHTPSGGSQS, encoded by the coding sequence ATGTCACTGCCCCCCGAGCTGAACGTCTCCCAGGTCTTCTCTGGCAAGCGCGTGTTGTTCGCCGGCGCCACGGGCTTCGTGGGCAAGGTGACGCTGTCCATGCTGCTGCACCGCTACGGGCAGGAGCTGGAGCGCGTGTACGTGCTCGTCCGCAAGGGCAGCGCGGCCTCCGCCGAGCGGAGATTCTTCGACAAGGTGGCCACGAGCGAGCCCTTCCAGCCGCTGCGCGACGCCTACGGCGAGGACGGCGCGCTGGAGTTCCTGCGCGGCAAGTGCGAGGTGCTGGACGGCGACATCACCGACCCGTGGGTGGGTCTGGAAGAGTCGCGGGTGGCGGAGCTCACCGGCAAGGTCCACGCCTTCATCAACTGCGCGGGCCTGGTGTCCTTCAACCCGTCGCTGGAGGTGGGGCTCAACGTCAACACCCACGGCGTGAAGTACGCGGTGGAGCTGGCGCTGCGCTGGGGCGTGCCGCTCATCCACATGTCCACGTCCTTCGTGGCGGGCAACCGCAGCGGGCTCGTGTTCGAGGATGAAGAAGTCCGCGGCTACTTCCCCAAGAAGGACCAGCTCGACGGGCGCGACTTCAGCCTGGAGCAGGAGCTCAAGGACGCCGAGCGCATCGTCGCGCGGCTGCGCGAGCAGGCCGATGACCGGGCGCTGACGTCCACCTTCCGCAAGAAGGCGCTGGACCGGCTGGCCGAGGAAGGCCGCGACATCAACGACGAGAAGACGCTGCGGCTGGCGGTGGGCCGCGAGCGCAAGTTGTGGCTGAGCGGAGAGCTGGTGCGCGCGGGCATGGAGCGCGCGGCGCACTGGGGCTGGCCCAACACGTACACGTACACCAAGTCGCTGGGTGAGCAGGTCATGGCGGGCACGCCGGGCCTTCGCTACTCCATCGTCCGGCCCTCCATCGTGGAGAGCTCGAAGCACTACCCGTTCCCGGGTTGGAACGAGGGCTTCACCACCTCCGCCCCGCTGGCCTTCGCCGGCATCAAGGGCCCCGGTGGCATCCCCGCCGGTGAGAACACCATCCTGGACATCATCCCGGTGGACCAGGTGGCGGGGGCGACCATCGGCATCACCGCGCACGCCATGCAGGTGGAGGAGCGGCGCGTCTACCAGCTCGCCTCCGGCGACGTGAATCCGTTCTACGCCAGCCGCTCCGTGGAGCTCGTCGGCCTGTACCGGCGGCGCTACTACCGCAACCGCGAGACGGGCAACAAGGTGCTCAACCACCTGCGCTCGCGGCTGGAGCCGCAGCCGGTCAGCAAGCGCGAGTTCGAGCTGTTCAGCGCGCCCATGCTCGTCAAGGGCGCCCGCTTCCTGAAGAAGACCATCGACGAGGTGCGGCCCGCGTGGGGCGCGCCCGCGGTGCAGGCCATGCTGGACAAGGCCAAGGTCTCGCTCGACGAGGTGGAGGAGAGCAACACCGGCCTCATCGCGCTGACGGAGCTGTTCCTCCCCTTCCTCTACGAGAACCGCTACGTCTTCCGCTGCGACAACACGCGCTCCGTCTTCGAGCGCATGGTGCACTCGGACCGGCTGAAGATTCCGTGGGACCCGGAGCGCATCGACTGGCGTGCGTACTTCATGGAGACGCACCTGCCGGGCCTGGAGAAGTGGGTGTTCCCCGGCCTGGAGGAGGAGCGCGAGAAGCGCACCGTCATCCCCGCGAACCGGGACCTGCTGGAGATGTTCGAGGCCACGGTGCATGCCTATCGGCACCGGGTGGCCTTCCGCATGGTCGCGGGCGAGAAGGAGGAGCGCTTCACCTTCGGCGAGGTGCACCGCTACGCCGCTCGCGTGGGCAGCTTCCTGTTGCGCTCGGGCCTGAAGCCCGGAGAGCGGGTGCTGCTGGTGTCCGAGAACCGGCCCGAGTGGGGCACGTGCTTCTTCGGCATCCTGCGCGCGGGCGGGACCATGGTCCCGGTGGACCCCGGCCTGAGCGAGGCGGAGATCATCAACATCGCGAAGCGGGCGCAGGCGCGCGTGTGCCTGTTCTCCGAGGACGCGGCGAAGGACTTCCCGGGGCTGCTCGACGCCTTGGGGAGCGACGTCGTCATCGCGAGCCTCGCCGAGGCCATGACGGGCGACCCGTCGGCCAAGGACGACCGGATTGGTCCGGTGCGCAAGTCCGCGTCGCCGGATGACATCGCGAGCCTCATCTTCACGTCCGGCACGACGGGCACGCCCAAGGGCGTGATGCTCACCCACCGCAACTTCGCCTCGCTGGTGGCGAAGCTCGCCGGCGTGTTCGACGTGGGCGTGGGCGACGGCGTGTTGTCCGTGCTGCCCCTGCACCACACGTTCGAGTTCTCCGCGGGCTTCCTCACCCCGTTCTCGCGCGGCGCGGAAATCACGTACATCGACGAGCTCACGTCGGACCGGCTGGGCGAGGTCTTCGAGACGGGCCGCATCAGCGCGATGATTGGTGTTCCGGCGCTGTGGCAGCTCCTGCACCGCAAGCTGACGCAGGAGTTCTCCAGCCGTCCGCCCATCATCGAGCAGGGCATCAAGGCGTTGATGGCCACGCACGGCGAGCTGCGCAACCGGGCCAACATCAACCTGGGCAAGCTCCTGTTCTGGCCGGTGCACCGCAAGTTCGGCGGGCGCCTCAAGGTGCTGGTGTCGGGTGGCTCCGCGCTGCCCGAGGAAGTGAACAAGGCCTTCCACGAGCTGGGCTTCAACATCACGGAAGGCTACGGGCTGACGGAGGCCGCGCCGGTGCTCGCCGTCGCGGAGCCGGGCAACAAGCGCACGCCGGGCTCTGTGGGCAAGCCGCTCACGGGCATCGAGGTGCGCATCCTCCACCCGGACAATGACGGCATTGGCGAGGTGCTGGCCAAGGGCCCCAACGTCATGGCGGGCTACTTCGGCGACCGCGAGGCCACGGAAGCGGTGCTGCGCGAAGGCTGGCTGCACACCGGCGACCTGGGCCGCGTGGACGCGGAGGGCCGACTGTTCCTGGTGGGCCGAGCCAAGGACGTCATCATCGACCACAACGGGAAGAACATCTACCCGGACGAGCTCGAGGAGCTGTACCAGGAGCACCCGCACATCAAGGAGCTGTCCATCGTCGGCCTGCCGGACGACGCGGGCGGCGAGAAGGTGGCGTGTCTGTGCGTGCCGGACTACCGCGACCGTCCTCGCGAGGAGGTCCGCCGCGAGTTGGAGGAGCACTTCCGCAAGACGGGCGCGGGCATGCCCCACTACCGGCGCATGAAGGTGCTGCGCTTCTGGGATGGGGAGCTGGCGCGCACGTCCACGCGCAAGGTGAAGCGCAAGCTGGTGGTGGAGGAGCTGCAGCGGCTGGAGCGCATGGCCGCGAGCACCGCCAAGGCGCGCGAGAAGGTCTCCACGACGACGCAGGGCGTGGGGGGCGCGGCGGACTGGCTCTTCCCGCTCATCGCCGAGGTGTGCCACCGGCCGCTGTCGGACGTGCGTCCGGAGACGAACCTCTCCGGAGACTTGGGCTTCGACTCGCTGATGCTCACCGAGCTGTCCTCCGCGCTGGAGGCGGCGGGCGTGCCGCTGCCGGCCATCGAGGACCTGACGCAGGTGCAGACGGTGGATGACCTGCGCAAGGTGGTGGTGGCCTCGGGCCGCCGGCCTTCCGCGGAGACGCGGGCCAAGGACATCTCCAAGCAGAACGTGAAGTCGGAAGAGGTGGAGATTCCGGTGCCGGACGTCGTCGCGGACGTGGGCCGGCAGTTGTTGTCCTTCGGCCAGAAGGTCCTCTACGGCGGCGTGTTCGACGTGAAGGTGACGGGCCGTCCCTTCATTCCGCAGAACCGCAACTTCCTGGTCATCGCCAACCACGCCAGCCACCTGGACGCGGGCCTGGTGCGCGTGGTGCTGGAGGAGCAGGGAGAGCGGCTCATCTCGCTGGCCGCGCGCGACTACTTCTTCGACACGCCGCTCAAGCGCGCGTGGTTCGAGAACTTCACCAACCTGGTGCCCATCGAGCGACACGGCTCGCTGCGCGAGTCGCTGCGTCAGGCGGGCGAGGCGCTGCGCCAGGGCTACAACGTCCTCATCTTCCCGGAGGGCACGCGCTCGCCCACCGGAGAGCTGCAGGAGTTCAAGTCCACGCTGGGCTATCTGGCGCTGACGTACCGGGTGGACGTGCTGCCGCTCTACATCCACGGCGCCTTCGAGGCGCTGCCCAAGGGCAGCGTGTTCCCCAAGTCCAAGGACCTCAAGGTCAGCATCGGTCCCGCGCTCGGGCACGAGGCGCTTCGCGCGCGCACGCAGGGCATGGCGCGCTCGGAGAGCTACCGCTACGCCACGCGCATCGCCGAGGACGCGGTGCGCGAGCTGCGCGACGGCCGCGTGCTGCACCTGGGCAACCCGCCGTCGGTGGAGGTCAGCGTCATGCCCCAGCACACGCCCTCGGGAGGGTCTCAGTCGTGA
- a CDS encoding NAD-dependent epimerase/dehydratase family protein has product MKLLVTGGTGFLGTHLVPKLVAAGHTVRLIGRTRPTGPAYAGTEYVAGDLKDRDAVRRSLEGVEGVYHLAGLVSFQPKDGRKMFELHVDCTRELLRDVREAGVQRVVLASTSGTTAVSKDEAVLDESADYPLSVVSRWPYYLSKIYEEKLSLEYCRKHSIPLVVLNPSLLMGPGDDRLSSTWMVVKFLNRELPAMPGGGMSFVDVRDAADAFHSALTRGEVYGRHLMGLNMTMTEFFHRLERLTGVAAPRLRLPSQVNILGGHLLERWAKLRGTPAPLDPQEVEIGEHYFWLDAAKAEAELGFRARDAQETLADTVKHIYGKLPPGSLPGTKGRLGDLRQGT; this is encoded by the coding sequence GTGAAGCTGCTGGTGACGGGAGGCACGGGGTTCCTGGGCACGCATCTGGTGCCCAAGCTGGTGGCGGCCGGGCACACGGTGCGCCTCATCGGTCGCACGCGGCCCACGGGTCCGGCCTACGCGGGCACGGAGTACGTCGCGGGTGACTTGAAGGACCGGGACGCGGTGCGCCGCTCGTTGGAGGGCGTGGAGGGCGTCTATCACCTGGCGGGGCTCGTCTCCTTCCAGCCCAAGGACGGGCGGAAGATGTTCGAGCTGCATGTCGACTGCACGCGAGAGCTCCTGCGCGACGTGCGCGAGGCGGGCGTCCAGCGCGTCGTGCTGGCCTCCACGTCCGGCACCACCGCGGTGTCCAAGGACGAAGCGGTGCTGGACGAGTCCGCCGACTATCCGCTCTCGGTGGTGTCCCGCTGGCCGTACTACCTCTCCAAAATCTATGAGGAGAAGCTGTCGCTGGAGTACTGCCGCAAGCACTCCATCCCGCTCGTCGTGCTCAACCCGAGCCTGCTCATGGGCCCGGGCGATGACCGGCTCTCGTCGACGTGGATGGTGGTGAAGTTCCTCAACCGGGAGCTTCCCGCGATGCCCGGTGGCGGCATGTCCTTCGTGGACGTGCGCGACGCGGCGGACGCGTTCCACAGCGCGCTCACGCGGGGCGAGGTGTATGGCCGCCACCTGATGGGCCTGAACATGACGATGACGGAGTTCTTCCATCGTCTGGAGCGCCTCACCGGAGTCGCGGCGCCGCGGCTCCGGCTGCCCTCGCAGGTGAACATCCTGGGCGGCCACCTGCTGGAGCGCTGGGCGAAGCTGCGTGGCACCCCCGCGCCGTTGGACCCGCAGGAGGTGGAGATTGGCGAGCACTACTTCTGGTTGGACGCCGCCAAGGCGGAGGCCGAGCTGGGCTTCCGCGCGCGCGATGCGCAGGAGACGCTGGCCGACACCGTGAAGCACATCTACGGGAAGCTGCCGCCCGGAAGCCTGCCTGGAACCAAGGGCCGGCTCGGGGACCTGCGCCAGGGCACCTGA
- a CDS encoding GGDEF domain-containing protein yields MSGDETRVTKISALDLRSQRSTECCLVQIHGPELGKKYLLDDSELTIGRDQHNHIVVDLDNVSRRHARVLGRGGKMLVEDLSSTNGTYLNDQEVLQAQPLRSGDLIKVGGSIFKFLDGDNIETQYHETIYTLTIADGLTGINNKRFFLEYLEREMGRSSRYQRTLTLMMFDIDHFKQINDVHGHLAGDYVLRELAQSIKRLVRREQCFARYGGEEFAVVMPEDGPDKARLFAEKIRKLIAEKAFVYDEKEIPVTISIGVAEMASDMTEPTHFIKVADANLYKAKKTGRNRVVG; encoded by the coding sequence ATGTCAGGCGACGAAACGCGCGTCACCAAGATCTCCGCACTGGACCTGCGCTCACAGCGCAGCACCGAGTGCTGTCTCGTCCAGATTCACGGCCCGGAGCTCGGCAAGAAGTACCTGCTCGATGACTCCGAGCTGACCATCGGTAGAGACCAGCACAACCACATCGTGGTGGACCTGGACAACGTCTCCCGTCGGCACGCTCGCGTGCTGGGGCGGGGCGGGAAGATGCTGGTGGAGGATTTGAGCTCCACCAACGGCACCTACCTGAATGACCAGGAAGTGCTCCAGGCCCAGCCGCTGCGAAGCGGCGACCTCATCAAGGTCGGCGGGTCCATCTTCAAGTTCCTGGATGGCGACAACATCGAGACGCAGTACCACGAGACCATCTACACGCTGACCATCGCGGACGGTCTCACCGGCATCAACAACAAGCGCTTCTTCCTCGAGTACCTCGAGCGGGAGATGGGGCGCTCCAGCCGCTATCAGCGCACGCTGACGTTGATGATGTTCGACATCGACCACTTCAAGCAGATCAACGACGTCCACGGGCACCTGGCCGGGGACTACGTGCTGCGGGAGCTGGCCCAGTCCATCAAGCGGCTGGTGCGTCGCGAGCAGTGCTTCGCCCGCTACGGCGGCGAGGAGTTCGCCGTGGTCATGCCCGAGGACGGGCCGGACAAGGCGCGCTTGTTCGCGGAGAAGATTCGCAAGCTCATCGCGGAGAAGGCCTTCGTCTACGACGAGAAGGAGATTCCCGTGACCATCTCCATCGGCGTGGCGGAGATGGCGTCCGACATGACGGAGCCCACCCACTTCATCAAGGTGGCGGACGCCAACCTGTACAAGGCCAAGAAGACCGGCCGGAACCGGGTGGTCGGCTAG